In Aspergillus nidulans FGSC A4 chromosome II, a single window of DNA contains:
- a CDS encoding uncharacterized protein (transcript_id=CADANIAT00004469), with product MATILSPNKVSRDTRNNPAAVDALNPPPPLPSLMITRDVGRHWSDSRLRPSAVSGLHGLASKFDAVNDAKEVVDDQKLVFQDSGLDIDGGMSLSWSHYAGSWDDPMFGAQSAFISQHSGPTLQPHNCSPVLLSSGQGDLIAMPLDYGRPIRSSSHASSSWAMSAAGSDSDSSIASDGEQQDTSPGLNERSPSVVNPPPSGPCSKTWSLPPRTRRKRKRTPEDTTKRKHRKASTRRRGPFKDESKRTETALTRNLKGCVRCRMMRIRCEPDHDDPYTNDCLTCQRAHQSKAPSIRKLPCLRMIITDVSLYREQDMPCQLFSRRWQSMEIVDITDWASSEIKTITLSQVHVDAPYEVQVRKFIPKEGDMLETTWTSGPYVRRHPMPQYALADMEGAAKTLKWLTANYVGAYIKYEVGNLDLLIWRTYYFAFLYQQKAKSAVQPPRERALIRDCLQFWVGCRKISNPEYIKYYYEAVGGTPVDDPNSRFHAKVPMPGIMIAQMECIMYTRVLRPLCGRVLTALKDLITENKREHWLTIYLTLFILLHSCAMLTRRDWETAREFGLPSVYANRLSIEGMQKGMQTALAHFHYLNKGVLPFHLTYDEKSLRSLATAADLDSEELEFVKETSQHINHPARAARMAEIRANREYGDDLYWISQLYDVEWAPGPTV from the exons ATGGCCACAATATTGTCGCCAAATAAAGTGAGCAGGGATACAAGGAATAATCCGGCTGCTGTAGACGCGCTGAATCCGCCACCCCCACTACCCAGCCTAATGATTACCAGGGACGTTGGACGACACTGGTCGGACTCGCGACTTCGTCCATCTGCAGTGTCTGGTTTGCATGGACTAGCCTCGAAGTTCGATGCAGTTAATGATGCGAAGGAAGTCGTGGACGATCAGAAGCTTGTATTTCAAGATTCTGGTCTGGACATCGACGGTGGAATGTCGCTATCTTGGTCTCATTATGCGGGTTCATGGGACGACCCTATGTTCGGCGCCCAAAGCGCCTTCATTAGTCAACACAGCGGTCCAACACTGCAACCGCACAACTGCTCCCCAGTCTTGTTATCGAGCGGTCAGGGCGACTTGATCGCGATGCCGTTGGATTACGGTCGTCCGATCCGGTCGTCCTCTCAcgcatcctcgtcctggGCCATGTCGGCTGCCGGGTCGGATAGTGATTCGTCGATCGCATCCGACGGAGAGCAGCAAGATACATCGCCCGGACTAAATGAGCGAAGCCCGAGTGTCGTAAATCCGCCTCCAAGCGGACCCTGTAGCAAGACTTggtctcttcctcca AGGACCCGACGGAAACGCAAGAGAACACCAGAAGAcacgacgaagaggaagcatCGAAAGGCCAGTACCCGTCGACGTGGTCCGTTTAAGGATGAAAGCAAACGCACCGAAACGGCTCTTACAAGGAATCTGAAGGGCTGCGTCCGATGTCGCATGATGCGGATAAGG TGTGAGCCGGATCATGATGATCCTTATACTAACGATTGTCTTACTTGTCAACGGGCACATCAGTCAAAGGCTCCCAGTATCCGGAAGCTCCCATGCCTTCGGATGATCATCACCGATGTGTCGTTATATCGAGAGCAGGATATGCCGTGCCAGCTATTCAGCAGACGATGGCAGAGTATGGAGATCGTCGACATCACGGACTGGGCATCATCTGAGATCAAGACGATAACGTTATCCCAAGTCCACGTCGACGCTCCATATGAGGTGCAGGTGAGAAAATTCATACCCAAGGAGGGCGATATGCTGGAGACGACATGGACTTCGGGGCCTTATGTTAGACGCCATCCAATGCCACAGTATGCACTCGCTGATATGGAAGGCGCCGCTAAAACGCTGAAGTGGCTAACGGCCAACTATGTGGGTGCGTACATCAAATACGAAGTCGGGAATCTCGACCTTCTGATCTGGCGCACCTACTACTTTGCCTTTCTTTATCAGCAAAAAGCAAAG TCTGCGGTGCAGCCACCACGAGAAAGGGCTTTGATTAGGGATTGCCTGCAGTTCTGGGTCGGCTGCCGTAAGATCAGCAATCCGGAGTACATTAAGTACTACTACGAGGCCGTCGGAGGGACACCAGTGGATGATCCAAATAGCCGTTTTCATGCAAAGGTCCCGATGCCTGGCATCATGATTGCTCAGATGGAATGCATCATGTACACCAGAGTCCTCCGTCCTCTCTGCGGTAGAGTGTTGACGGCTCTGAAAGACCTGATCACGGAGAATAAACGCGAGCATTGGTTGACGATATACCTAACCTTGTTCATCTTGCTACACAGCTGCGCGATGCTAACAAGACGGGACTGGGAGACTGCTCGCGAATTTGGCTTGCCG AGCGTATATGCCAACCGCCTGAGCATTGAAGGAATGCAGAAGGGCATGCAAACCGCGCTGGCTCACTTTCACTACCTGAACAAAGGCGTCCTCCCATTCCATCTGACTTACGACGAGAAGTCGTTACGCAGCCTGGCAACCGCCGCGGACCTAGATAGCGAGGAGCTCGAGTTTGTCAAAGAGACCTCCCAGCACATCAACCACCCTGCCAGAG CGGCGCGCATGGCTGAGATCCGGGCAAATCGGGAATATGGAGACGATCTGTATTGGATTTCACAATTATATGATGTTGAGTGGGCGCCTGGACCGACTGTTTAG